The Penicillium digitatum chromosome 6, complete sequence genome contains the following window.
TCCACTTCAAACTCAACTTCCAACTTCAACACGGCCCGGTCAACTTCCGGTGGGCGCACTCCTGGTAGCCCTGACAAATCTTTGCGCCGAACAATTAGCATCGCCTCATTTCCTCAACCGCCAAAGGCCAGTAGCCGTCCATCCACAGCATCATCGCTCTCTGGGATCCAAGGTGCTACTTTCAGTGTGCGACCCCAAAGAAGCTCGCGATTGAGTACAGGAACCACGAGCAGCTATCGGAGCTCGAAAACTCCATCACTACTTAACGGCAGTGGAGAGGTGAAATTCATATCAAGCGGAGATGCGCGAGATCCAGAGGCGTCTCCAACTCACAGTAGAAGTTCGTCCGCCCAGGGATCTTGCTCAACGAGTGCGACCACCTTTGAGGATGCGGATGATCCGATGGGAAAATCAATCTCTAAGCCAAAAGAAATGAAGGGCAATGTACTGGTCAGCGTGCGCGTTCGTCCCGACAACAACAGTGGAGGAGAGACTCCCCGAAATCATGGTGAATGGTCCATTGATAGCCGGCAAAGCCTCATCTCATACCGTGGGAAAGAAGGAGGCGATTACTTTTATGGTGAGGATAAAGTGTCCATTAGCCCACTTGCCCAGCCCGTCGTAACTAACCGTTGAGTAGATAATGTCTTTAATCCGCAAGAAAACAACGCCAAAGTTTATGATTCGGCTGCCAAACGTCTTGTCCGGCGCGTCATGGAGGGTTACCATGGAACGGTCTTTGCATATGGCATGACGGGAACCGGAAAGACTTTCTCTATGCAGGGAACAGCAACTTCCCCTGGTGTCATCCCGCTCGCAATCACCGACATCTTTTCCTTCATCAGAGAGACGCCACATCGGGAATTCTTGCTGCGGGTCAGCTATCTGGAAATCTACAACGAGAAGATTAACGACCTCCTTTCCGCCTCCGCTGCTAACGCCCCCGCGGGAGCTCAGCAAGAAGAAATAAAATTGAGAGAGGACAGCAAACGAGGAGTGTATGCAACGCCACTCAAGGAAGAGATTGTCCAGAGTCCAACGCAACTGCTCCGTGTGATCGCTCGAGGCGACCATGCACGACGAACGAGCAGCACGCAGTTCAATGCACGGAGTTCTCGAAGTCACGCGGTGGTTCAAATCGTGGTCGAGAGTCGAGAGCGAGTGCCCTCTGGCAGCGCCCAAGATAAGCGCTCGGGGATCGCCCCGGGTGGTGTGCGGGTATCAACGTTGAGTCTGATTGATCTAGCTGGCTCTGAGCGTGCCGCTGATGATAAGGAACGCCGCACGGAAGGTGCTCATATCAACAAAAGTCTGCTCACTTTGGGCACCATCATCTCTCGGCTCTCGGAAAACAAAGATAAACAAGGAAACCCTACGGACCGGGATGGGAGACATTTGCCTTACCGAGACAGCAAGTTGACCAGGCTCCTGCAACCAGCTTTGTCCGGTGGCTCGCTTGTGAGTATTCTGTGCACCATTCAACTCACAAGCGCGGTCAATTCGCACACCGGGGAAACTCTGAACACCATGAAATTCGCTGCGCGGGCGAAGAACAATATTGTCAGTCATGCCAaaaaggccgaggaggcttacagcggtggcggcggtgATTCTGGAAGTCGGGTACTTCTTGAGCGTTATCGCATGGAGATCCAGGCTCTTCGCAGTCAGCTTGACATCCAGGCCAAATCCCAGGCGGAGAAAGAACTTAAATGGGACGAACAGCAGTATGAAAAGGAAGCACAGGCCCGACACGAGGAACAGGTGCTGGAAATGCAGTTGGCTCGGACTGCGCTCAAAGAGCGGATTGAGCATCTCAATCGTCTGATTTTGAGCTCCAAGTCCACCGGTGTAAACTACCATAACAGCCTCTCTGCATTTGGACGTCTCTCCCGCATGTCTGCAACGGATTCGGGTACGCGGTCACTACGTTCTTCCACAAGCCAATCTACGTTGGGTGCTGGCCATTCATCGACTCGGCCCGTCTCGTTCGCATCTGTCAACAGCAACGAGGACGAATATGATATTGGTGAATTTGGCGATGGTAAAGCCAGCTTGCAGCGCCAGGTCACTGCGCTGCAGGCTGATCTCGGTGATAAAAACCGTTATATCTCTACCCTTGAGCGCCGGCTGCTCCAGGCAAGACGGTCCAGCCACTCCCGAATGTCAGGGGGTATAAAGCCCGCAAATCCCACAATTGCGGAGCATCCCGATGTCTCGGCTTTAATTCGCGAGAAAGATATGGAGATCAATGAGCTCCGGTTGCAGCTCGATGATAAAGATCGTATGCTTGCCGCGCTTCGATCCGCAGCTCGGCATCGAGACTTGGCTGCTGTGACCAATGACTCGCAGTCACCAGAGCTGAAGAGCAAGAGTGGGTCTACTGCTGGGGATGCAGACGGTTTTGTAGGAACCAATGGCTTCATTGCGCGGTCTGGGAGTCCAAGCAAGCGTCCCTTGTCTGGTGAAAGTGGAAGGGGGGAGGCGGGAAAGAATATGGACGAGGTCTCACGCATGCTGGAGGAAATGATCCAGGGTCGAACAGAAAGTGGGCACCATGCCAAGAACAGAAGCGTTGCTAGTGACAGCCAACGAGTGTCCTCATCAGCGGAGGTGCCGAGTCCAAACCCAACTGCTCCCTTGTGGGATCCGAACCTCAGCTCGCCATTCCGAGGTTGAACCTCTCactacttttttttttttttggcttcttttttttcatgtttTTGCGGAAGCTCTTTGATTTTATTTAATCTGATACCCAATTCATAGGTTTACTTTCTTGCGCGTGTATTTAATCCAAGCTACATTGGAGATCGAGTGTAAGATATGGTTTTCTGGCTTGTTTGCCATGCGGTGGATAGTATACGCCCATAAAAGGTCCATATGTTGTCATAATAGACTGTTGAAATTGTGTACACTCTACGTGGATGTATTATCATGAAATGATCTCCAACTCGCCTTCTCTGTCCTTGGCATAGACATCCTTCCACTGATCCCACAACCGCATCAGCTCCTCCACATATCGAGAATGGAGTTCGTCAATGTACTGATCGTTGATCTTGTCGCGGTTCGGCTGCTGCATAACCGGAATTGGTCGTCCGACCACAATATTGAGAGGGGTTCGATAGGGCATCAGCCCGACATCGTAGTTGAAAACCCCGCGTGCATGGAACAGGGGGATAGTGAATCCTAAAGTCTGTTTTACAAGCATCTGAAGCTTGTGGATAAATGGGTGCTGATCCGAGTCTATTTGATCATAGAGGTCATTTTCACCGAAGGCCAAGACAGGCACCAGATCAGCTCCCGTTCGAATGGCAAGCTTAACGAACCCTTTGCGACGCTTCAACACGAGACGTAAAGAATGAGGCCTGGCATTGAGAGATTCCCGGGCACCTCCCACGACGATCGTGATTGCTCGTCCCATTCCCTCCCCATCTGCGCCTCCTTTGGTGAGGATATTCTCACATGATTCCCGGGAAACACTGGCAAGTCCCATCGCAAGTGCATATTCTCGATAGAAAGGAATGCGGAAGTTCGCATCCAGCGTCAACAGGGTGTTGGTGATTCCTGGAAAAAGCCTGGAGAAACCCAATGCTTCCGTCCCAAATGCGGCGAATGCGCCATGGGAGATAATACCATGTGGATGGTATCCGAATATGTACTTCTTTGTAGACGGAAGCGACTCCTCACGGTGAAGACGAGCAGGGAAGTAAGATGCATACACTTTCCAGATAGGAAGTGAGCGCAAGAATGGGCTACGTCCCTTGAGATGACCCGATGTAGCAGCAGTAGAGAAAAGAGATATATAAACGAGATATGGGACCAGGAGTGGCCAGGACAACGGAATGGCGCAtgtgaagaagaagccagTCAGGAATATAGCGATGGTTAAAGTATGACATAGCACCACGAAGGTTTGTAAGCGTCTCTCAAGACCAATATTTAGAGGCGCCCAGTGAATGCTATATAAGATCAGTTTTGAACTAAATTGGAAAGTTGTTGGACGTGTCTTACCGTCTTCTTCCGCGATTCGACTGAGATGTAGACGCCGAGGCATGGCTAGCTGGCCGAGTCTCTCCGTTCATTGTTGAATGGGAGGAGGTGTTTCCCTCCGTACTGACAGTACTTCTGCACAGCTCTCTGTCTGGGCTCGGGTCGTGGTAATGCGAGAGATGCTAGAGCTCATGTAGATTGCCAGAGGTTATTGGGGCTGCGGTCCCGGAATAAGCTCTCGGTCAAGGATTCAATGGAAATGATCTGTACAACTTCGCCTAAGGTGTGAAACAGGATATCACATCCCCAATTCCGAGTAATCAACGATGAGGGGCACACGCTAAGTTGAAGACATGACGTTGGATGTGGGATACACCCGGAAACGGGCCCGATTAGGTAATCCATGGCTTCCACCAGCCACGGCTGAAGTCGGCGATCCAGCTATCACGGAGTACACacaaaacctcaaatacgcGTGGACTTGTTCACTCTTGCATCATGTTCAATTTTGAAATTCTTTTGATTCTTAGGATATATCTAGCTCGAAACAGGCAATCATAGAAAGTGCAAACACCCAATAACTCCAAGTTCTATGCCCAATGCGCTTCACATGCAGATGTGCATAAAATCTATGCTTTGATCATGAAGATCTACTTCATGTTAGCAAAAAGATCATTGAAAATATTTGCTGCATAGCTTACCTCGTTGAGAGACTTGTCATCCATGATagctctcttcttctgggcGATATGGCGTGACCGAGTGACATTCCGTCCCATGGGCCGCCGCTCCCTGGATATCGTTGCTGCTACCTTGACTTCCGGTTCAGATGACTTGTCTGAAGAATCACTCTCCTCCGTATCAGCCTTTCtcttcttggacttctttttcttcttcggttCCGAGCTTGATTCGTTGCCATCGTTTTCATCTCGAGAGCGCGATTTCTTGGATTTAGATttggacttggacttggacttTGATTTGCGGATTGGGGCATCCGATTCACTTGAAGAGGTTTCGTCGTCCTCGGTGGTCTTGGTGTGTTCTTTCTTGTCCAATTTTGATTTCTTGGTTTTTGTATCCTTGGGGGTCGGCGGAGGGATCTCGGCTTCTTTTTCCTGTGCCAAAAGTCCACCGCTGACGAACCTGACTTCCGGGAATTTCAGGGCAGCATATCGAGCCAATCGAACATCATCGCGCTTTTGTTCATCCTTCTTCAATTCTACTTCGCTCTTGCCATTGAGTCGACCAAGCAATCCTTTGAAGGCATCAAGTCCAGTAGGCTCATTCTCTCGTCCAATACGAGCACCCAATCCGAGATTATCGTCCTTCAGGGTGACTTTGATGTGGGAAGCGCTGGCGGCAGTCAACAAGTTGGCGTGCGCGGCATCCTTCGCTCCCAGAAGACTTCCAGGAATCCAACCCTGGGAGCTCATGATTCGATGTCCGAACCCGGTCGTGGACCGGGTCCATTTGGTATTATTAGGATCATTCCCAATCTTGGTACTTCTACTCAAGCGTTAGAAAATCATATTTGAAAATAATTTGGGTTGTCACATACTTCCGCGGCCCTGCTAAACCCATGGCGACAATTTCGGATTAAGCGTAGAAGTGTTTAAAGATCGAagaatccaaaaaaaaaaaaaaaaaatgcgaGAGGCGCGGGATGAGTAAGCAACCGATAAGAGGCCTCCCGATGTCTAGGGACCTCGCGGGGAGAAGAAAGATCTCGGGAGCTTTTGACAACTTCACCTCAGCTCTACAATAATTTTTATCTAAttgttttgattttgttGCGGGGATTGACAGTTGAagatctttcttctctttattgGGGTGAAGTGGTTCTATCTTGGGAGATCTAAATCGCTAAAGTAGGCTAAAATTATTGATGTGGAAGAAAGCAATGCTACTGCTTCTCCCCACTCTCTGATTCCTCTTGCATCATGTCGAATCTTCGGGTTCTTTGTCGAGACCAACCTCAACGTACGCTTGCACTGGCTTCATCAGAACATGCCCTAGTGTTTCACTACACATCAACAGATACCAGTGTGAAGGACAGCCCGCGCTGTCAGGTTGAGTTCGTGGATTTAGGAACAGTGGACTTGAAGGGCTACAGACCGTTAGGATATGGATATGGTACACTTGGGCTTGTCACTCTCAATGAAGATGTGTTTGTCTGCGTCGTCACAAGCTCCTCGCAAGCTGCCACCGTGAGACCCGGAGAAACTGTGTCAAGAATTGACAAGGTAGGCTTCTGTATGTCCCCTATGCTATCTTTGCGCTCGAGTTTACTGCTAACTATATCAGACTGTCTCAATCGTTCAGAATACGAGTACGGCCTAGATCATGAGACCGGGTCTCAATTTGCCGCCGAGGAGGGACTTGGCACGGACGGGAAGGATGTGATAACTGACCATCCTTTTCTGGCGTTGAAGAAGCTCCTTGGAGATGGAAGTTTCTATTACAGCCTCGATTTCAACCTCACAGATCGCCTACAAAACCGGTAACCTATCACCTCCTTGGCTCTTCGCTGGCCGACCTCTCTTTCAACTAACAAAACTTCAAGGGCCAACAAACCTGTAGCATTCGACATCGACACTCTTGATGAAGACATGCTGTGGAATTCGTACATGATCAATCCACTTCTCTTGTTCCGGAGCCACTTGCCACCGTCCGATAAGGCCAAATTAGATGCATCGCAGATGTTAACCTGTGTTATCCGTGGATTTGCCAGTACACTCAAAGTGCCAGCGACGGTCTCAATTCTTCCTCATGTGCGGACAAACTTTCCTTCTATGCTGACAATCATATCTCGACAATCTTCTCGGCGCGCTGGTACGAGGTTTAACTCGAGAggcattgatgatgatgggaaTGTTGCCAACTTCGTGGAAACCGAAACTATCTTGTGGATTTCGCCGGGCATCGCATTCTCCTATGCTCAAATCCGAGGCTCGGTGCCTATTTTCTGGGAACAAGCTCCAGGCCTCATTCCGGGGCAGCAAAAGATCGAAGTCACGCGGTCGAGCGACGCAACACAGCACGCATTTAACAAACACTTCGAATCCCTGGAGTTAGAGTATGGTGCAGTACATGTGGTAAATCTGCTAAGTGAGCTGAAGCCCGGGGAAGCAGAGTTGTCGTCCAAGTATCGACAGCACGTCAGCAAGAGCTCAACCCGACAGAAAGAAGGTGATGGGACTGCTCCACGTCGGAGCCTCTTGCGAATGACCGAATATGATTTTCTTGCTGAGACCCGAGGTCCTTCGGGATACGAAGCCAGCTCCCAGATCAAACATGAGCTTATTGACTCACTAGATGAGTTTTCCTATTTTTTGTCGGAAGATTCACGCCGTCCTAACAAACCTCCTTTCGACAAGTATGATGCAGTGAACATCTCTTCGGTCATTTTACAGCAAGAGGGCGTTTTTCGGACCAATTGCTTGGATTGTCTGGACAGAACAAACCTCGTCCAGACCATAATTAGTTTGACGGCACTAGAATCATTTTTATCACAACAAGGCGGCAATCTTAACTCGGACATGCAGGTTCGGCATTCGACCATCTGGGCTGACAATGGTGATGCTCTTTCGAAGATTTATGCCGGAACTGGCGCGCTCAAGTCCTCTTTCACCCGGCACGGAAAAATGTCACTTGCGGGGGCACTTGCAGATGCGCGGAAGAGTGCCACTCGACTTTATGTCAACAATTTTACAGACAAAGCTAGACAAAGGACAATTGATCTTCTCTTGGGAAGGTTAACAAATCAACTCCCTGTATACCTCTACGATCCAATCAATGATTTGGTTATGGAGGAATTGAACCGCCGAACTCCAGAGTATTCTTCGCGCAAACGAGTGCGGTTCTGGGTCGGTACTTTCAATGTGAATGGACGTGATGAAGGCCCAGGCACCGATCTCACTCCGTGGCTTTTCCCAGAGTCAGATGAGTCCGACGAAGATCCATCAATCTTTGTTGTTGGATTCCAGGAAATTGTCGCTCTGAGCCCTCAACAGATTATGTCCACCGACCCCAGTACCCGCAAGGTCTGGGAAAGAGCAGTCCACGATTGTCTAAACAGCCATTCAAAGGCGAAAGGAACTGGGAAATACGTGCACCTGAGAAGTGGTCAGCTAGTCGGCGCCGCCGTTTTGCTTTATGTAAAAGAAGATTCACTGAGGTACATCAAGAATGTTGAAGGCAGTGTGAAGAAGGCAAGTCATTCCAGATTCTTGAAGGTGTTGTTTTAACTAACTGGTATTCCTAGACCGGCCTCTCCGGGATTGCTGGCAACAAGGGCGGCTGTGCTATTCGGTTTGACTTCTCCAACACGAGTGTTTGCTTCGTTACGGCCCATCTTGCTGCCGGGTTTGCAAACTACGATGAAAGAAACAGAGACTACGAGATCATCGACCGAGGGTTACGGTTTCAAAAGAACCGGTCAATCGCTGATCATGATGCAGTGATCTGGTTGGGTGATTTCAACTACCGAATTGGATTGGGCAACCCAAGCGTAAGAGAGCTCATATTGCAGCGAGACTACCAAAGGCTATATGACAACGATCAAGTAAGTCAAATAATCAAATAACATTTTCGGGGGCACCTGACGTTGGTTTAACAACAACAGTTGAATTTACAGATGGTAGCGGGCAGGGTGTTCCGGTTCTATTCAGAAGGCCTAATTGAGTTCCCGCCGACCTACAAGTACGATGTTGGAAGAGACACCTATGATACGTCGTGAGTACTTTTTGGATCTAACAAAAAGAAGCAACTAATGTCTGGCAGTGAGAAAGCAAGGATCCCCGCATGGTGTGATAGAATATTATGGCGAGGAAGCAACCTACGGCAGACAAACTACCAAACTGCAGATTTGAAAGTGTCTGACCACCGCCCAGTCTGGGCAACCTTTGATTGTGTCATTGATATAGTTGATCATGCACTGAAGGAAAATCTGAGGCGATCAATATACGAGGAGAAGCAGGGTCATGGTCACACTTCTCTTGACTCTGTCTCTCTTTTGGACTTGGATGATGGCGAAACCACACTGCAAATTTCTATCGCACCGGGGCTGCCACCGGCAAGCTCCGACACAAGCCGGTGGTGGTTAGATAATAGTGAGTGTTTCAGCCTGTGAATGTATAGTGGGTTTGCTAACGCATGACAGGTGCACCAGTAAAAGCTACAGTACAACCAAAGCAAGGTTATATTCCAAATCCCCAACGCATATCCAATCCATTTTCTGCAGATGTCGACTGGGTGCCAAGTCTAGGCCCGATGGAGAACAGAAACACCGACCCTATCCAAGATACTAGGAAGAAGCCCATGCTACCTCCACGACGCGACACTTCTGAGTCCCCCGGAAGGTCTCTCTCACCCCCAGCAGTTCAAACGGGGAAAATTCGACCGGCTGTTCCTCGAAAACCGCTTTCACTAAGTTTTCAGGCGAAAATCGAAACAGTATCACCGGGTCAACACACATCATGGCAGGATGGTCCAGGGAGTGGCGTGACTGCTGTTGGCTCTACCGATCTTCTCAGTGACTCGGTTAGTGAGCAGATCGAGTGGAAGCCGCTTCTTCAATGACAGCGGCTCATTGATGTACACATGTAATCTCTCCAAATTTTCTAAATATGGATTATGACTGTTTCGATCTACAGATTAGTCTCCATGTTGAGAAGGCCAGTAGCTAGACCTTGTAttaatcgtgccaagcgcccaacacgCCTTCGTGTATTGGTGCGCAccactcaacgataattTTTCAAGTTCACATCAACTTTCTTAGCGTTTCACACTCTAACATGATGGCCGATCAAATTGAAACTCTCAAGGATCGAATTTCAAAGGGTATCAATGCATTTCATTAAGCCAAAAATCCTAAAATCGCCCCGTTAGCGCGGGAACTTAGGGTTCCGTAGCAGCTACtactagacttccgcaaagctcgaaaagctcgaaaagctcgaaccccgacccttttgagggtcgagtcgggtcgggtttcgagcttttcgagcttttcgagctttgcggaagtctagcTACTACGCGCCTATATCCACAGGCGCGGTAGTAAAACCAATTCTATAAGCGCTAAAAAGACCCTAAATCCTATCATATAAAGTCACCCAAAATAGATATATAACTCGCTAACTTTATACAATAAATGACGATTTTCTATAAGTAAAATACTACTTATAGATTCTACTTTATCTCTTACTTTAGTATATTTCTTATGAGAATGACTAcatgcacaccccttagcgtcattttttgctatctgcacacctttagtctTATCCTCGGTAAGCTAGGCAGCAAGCTCCGCTAAGATCCGCGCACTCCGGTAAAGTAGCTTTACTCGATAACGaataacgtaattcccaagcgagctggccaccccaaccaaaacacgcccaggaattagatcttagttagttcaaccacccactatgccaccaattcgtattcaatcctctcgaaattcaatagagcaggagggtaggatcctactagctatccaggcttttaagaatcaagaaatctcttcaattcgtgaagtggcccgccgttttaacgtcccaagatccacccttgatgatgatgatgatgaattcattgacccgatttagctcgctttacatacatgctgctatgcgggggttgcgtcccagagcccgctcccgacgataaatggtggtgcattcccagtatgcagatccaccctgtgagcaggactcgatttctcgaggtcctgccacctgaaaagtaaggccacaaaccggccggcgtaatgcaaacaagacaaaagaaatgtaaagaaagtcaatccatctgcccggtgtagatggtttcccgtagtccccgcgggcgcagagtgtccccttctttctctgcaatgcaccttccacttcttcacttctctacctccacttcttcatccagctccccgagtcaccgagtccctgtatccccaggactgccaggtctacttgctgcatcactccggcaggtcgaacacgaataggttcgggtcatggcgccatgcttcttcgtcttcatcggcagcgtgcgttgttctccatgtgcgttggtgtgaggtgacctcggcggacctggcgcccggccactgtgatgtgttccctgtttctccaacattcgcagtgtcttgggttggtttcggttttgaatcctcctccccctgctccttacccatggcgaccgagtccactgactgaaactgtcccaagagtcccgatgcgatcatgaacttcgccacgatcggcgctgccttcacttctgtcaacattgcttgttctccaagcgttgtcgacaccccctccataaacaattcctccaccatctccgaccgcagttccttcagaagcgggcactccagcaagacatgcttcacactctggtttcccaggtcacattgacagcgcggtgagtcgcttcgcttgattttggacagatattcagcaagtccgatgatacctgtgcggagttggatcaaaactgatgttgtcgctttccgcaggcccttccaataagtcaaatttgacttgcttggcacctcgatcatcctcctcgtcctcctcgctgtcctctttgatcctccctttgtccatgccttctcccacgcgatcgtcgattctcgcttcacactcttgctcgctgcggcggcaagccggatagatcggttgtggttgacattggtgttgacattggtgttgtcattggtgttggcattggtgttggcattggcattggtatcatgaatgttggtctcggtggtggtagctgcttcttttgcatacatgtctgcagcctcattccccggaatgccttcatgtgcggggacccagcgtagttccacctggattttatcattgcaccattccaacagccggagacatccttcaagatatacctggccagatggcattcgtgggttttggatggctctgagcgtcgcctggttatctgtaaagatgaccactccactcttagccagacagtcccgccattcgttgtcatcattgaacctttctttgatgacttccaatgccatctcgatagcacgtagctcggcagcgtacacagtggcgtcgtcgtcggtccccatattacacagcctggcttcattccgcctgtatgggtatgccgggtacactgcggccccaatgccgccttgatacccgctcccatcggtatagagccttgctggtgcatagagttgttcggtggttcgcttgtgtgtgtttattgctcgctctctctcctcaatgtatacccttggtggcttggtccatggtgcctggatgtatgccttcctgctctcccaagtactcgccaatggccccaagggtgtagtgaggcagccacccttcttccaggtttgggcctccatcggtgtatacccccccctttgcttttgcatgtgtcctctctccactagcattgttttcggcactgcgtatgccgggcctgtacgtatacgaatagcagccaactggactagccggtcaagctgctgctgcataggtagcaaatgcagttcaatatccagtgcctccctagcagttgttttgaaggcaccgctcattaaacaggctgcccttgactggatgtttgcaaattgtttcacgtagcttcgttctcttagtgtgctggtcagcggtgagtgccaggcagctgctccgaagagcatctgtgggatcatcactgcttggtagatagcacgcatagcggagagagatgctccccatgtggagccagtcagtcctcttagtgcttgtaaactgacgccggccttagcaagcatttgctgccggtggtgctggaaagttaaccctgggtctagccagaccccgaggtaccgctccgctgttgtggtggcctgtactgtggtgccctgcagtactagtggtgtgtgctcttcccccccagattccgggttaacgaagtggataagggcatacttcttaggatcgaacaccgaggcatgcctagctgcccaggcgtcggcatattggcatgccttttgcagctttgagatggtttcatgctcatccttcccgatgacaatgaaggcaacgtcgtctacccatccacttgtcttcacaccctcacagccctctaccagatctgcattgtagattaggtaaaggattggagagagaggtgacccctgtgggataccagttggtgttgggatactctctgacaccccttctggtatacggattctagtacttcgggatgtaaggaatgctttcacccaaggtgcgagctgaccgagtccccttttgcggaggttgtagagtaacctttcgtgagaaacgttatcgtacgctccggatacatcaagtagtagcatgcttgctatcttgcctttcccccaagctcttcgtatccggccgatgatcgactggatagcatggtcgactgagattcccttcctcccgccgaaatgggtatccggaagcaatttgtatgtttccactgcgtagctaattcgtcgggcaaccactgcctcgaggaacttgccgagtgtattaagaag
Protein-coding sequences here:
- a CDS encoding Kinesin family protein (KipA), putative, which produces MASMSTLPQPPQLSRPVPNSPAGSLPPLPNPKSRMSTGSDMPQAASPYQTSKLRTPSSPKPTLKSPLSTSNSTSNFNTARSTSGGRTPGSPDKSLRRTISIASFPQPPKASSRPSTASSLSGIQGATFSVRPQRSSRLSTGTTSSYRSSKTPSLLNGSGEVKFISSGDARDPEASPTHSRSSSAQGSCSTSATTFEDADDPMGKSISKPKEMKGNVLVSVRVRPDNNSGGETPRNHGEWSIDSRQSLISYRGKEGGDYFYDNVFNPQENNAKVYDSAAKRLVRRVMEGYHGTVFAYGMTGTGKTFSMQGTATSPGVIPLAITDIFSFIRETPHREFLLRVSYLEIYNEKINDLLSASAANAPAGAQQEEIKLREDSKRGVYATPLKEEIVQSPTQLLRVIARGDHARRTSSTQFNARSSRSHAVVQIVVESRERVPSGSAQDKRSGIAPGGVRVSTLSLIDLAGSERAADDKERRTEGAHINKSLLTLGTIISRLSENKDKQGNPTDRDGRHLPYRDSKLTRLLQPALSGGSLVSILCTIQLTSAVNSHTGETLNTMKFAARAKNNIVSHAKKAEEAYSGGGGDSGSRVLLERYRMEIQALRSQLDIQAKSQAEKELKWDEQQYEKEAQARHEEQVLEMQLARTALKERIEHLNRLILSSKSTGVNYHNSLSAFGRLSRMSATDSGTRSLRSSTSQSTLGAGHSSTRPVSFASVNSNEDEYDIGEFGDGKASLQRQVTALQADLGDKNRYISTLERRLLQARRSSHSRMSGGIKPANPTIAEHPDVSALIREKDMEINELRLQLDDKDRMLAALRSAARHRDLAAVTNDSQSPELKSKSGSTAGDADGFVGTNGFIARSGSPSKRPLSGESGRGEAGKNMDEVSRMLEEMIQGRTESGHHAKNRSVASDSQRVSSSAEVPSPNPTAPLWDPNLSSPFRG
- a CDS encoding Diacylglycerol acyltransferase type 2A yields the protein MNGETRPASHASASTSQSNRGRRRIHWAPLNIGLERRLQTFVVLCHTLTIAIFLTGFFFTCAIPLSWPLLVPYLVYISLFSTAATSGHLKGRSPFLRSLPIWKVYASYFPARLHREESLPSTKKYIFGYHPHGIISHGAFAAFGTEALGFSRLFPGITNTLLTLDANFRIPFYREYALAMGLASVSRESCENILTKGGADGEGMGRAITIVVGGARESLNARPHSLRLVLKRRKGFVKLAIRTGADLVPVLAFGENDLYDQIDSDQHPFIHKLQMLVKQTLGFTIPLFHARGVFNYDVGLMPYRTPLNIVVGRPIPVMQQPNRDKINDQYIDELHSRYVEELMRLWDQWKDVYAKDREGELEIIS
- a CDS encoding G-patch RNA maturation protein (Gno1), putative, whose protein sequence is MGLAGPRKSTKIGNDPNNTKWTRSTTGFGHRIMSSQGWIPGSLLGAKDAAHANLLTAASASHIKVTLKDDNLGLGARIGRENEPTGLDAFKGLLGRLNGKSEVELKKDEQKRDDVRLARYAALKFPEVRFVSGGLLAQEKEAEIPPPTPKDTKTKKSKLDKKEHTKTTEDDETSSSESDAPIRKSKSKSKSKSKSKKSRSRDENDGNESSSEPKKKKKSKKRKADTEESDSSDKSSEPEVKVAATISRERRPMGRNVTRSRHIAQKKRAIMDDKSLNEIFMIKA